The Candidatus Sericytochromatia bacterium genome includes a window with the following:
- the trmB gene encoding tRNA (guanosine(46)-N7)-methyltransferase TrmB → MGKKQLAHEYFQAPPYDVLLDPRRFAERWERTFGRVAPLHVEIGMGLGHHLLAFAAANPEMNHLGLEIKMHRIYSARQASLRAGITNLRFIPGDARRTLEALAPRSVSRLTLLFPDPWPRHPDRRLTSPDYLALYADVLAPQGVMHFRTDDPALFEYSLAQFRSARFLLTVAVPRERVLTAFERRWLGEGKAIFGVDARLPSI, encoded by the coding sequence ATGGGAAAAAAGCAGCTCGCCCACGAGTATTTTCAGGCGCCTCCCTACGACGTCCTGCTGGACCCACGTCGTTTTGCGGAACGTTGGGAACGAACTTTTGGTCGGGTGGCGCCCCTGCACGTTGAAATAGGCATGGGGCTCGGACATCATTTGCTGGCGTTCGCGGCGGCCAATCCTGAGATGAACCACCTCGGACTTGAAATCAAGATGCACCGAATTTATTCGGCGCGACAGGCGTCTTTACGGGCCGGGATTACGAATCTCAGATTCATCCCCGGAGACGCCCGACGAACGCTGGAAGCCTTGGCGCCTCGTTCCGTCAGCCGTCTCACCCTGCTATTTCCTGACCCCTGGCCTCGTCATCCAGACCGCCGCTTGACCTCGCCGGACTACCTGGCGCTGTATGCCGATGTACTCGCCCCTCAGGGGGTGATGCATTTTCGGACCGATGACCCTGCCTTGTTCGAATATTCCCTCGCGCAGTTCAGGTCGGCCCGTTTTCTGTTGACCGTGGCCGTGCCCCGAGAACGAGTCCTGACTGCCTTCGAACGGCGCTGGTTGGGCGAAGGAAAGGCCATTTTCGGGGTGGATGCCCGCCTGCCTTCGATCTGA
- the aroE gene encoding shikimate dehydrogenase, producing the protein MPSRSHPVPVYVLIGDPVAHSLSPVLHHAALAQASLPGRYEAVTLSTEHFAEGLRAMRAFRPQGVNVTIPHKVAVMAHLDGLTEVARQIGAVNTIFWEGDRWIGDNTDYLGFLRTLPESLGNGSTALILGAGGAARAVALALRERGVTTIHVAARNEDAAAGFRRQILPDRLGEAQSLTDLPTAGALLSGCDLVVNATPLGTRGEGCPLTVEAVAALPDHAIVYDLVYRPRVTPLIRRARHRGLLALDGLDMLIEQAALSFERWTGHSPSRQAMRDAVLPHALLTEVAVSESRP; encoded by the coding sequence ATGCCTTCTCGCTCCCATCCTGTTCCCGTCTATGTGCTGATTGGTGACCCGGTGGCCCACAGCCTTTCCCCAGTGCTTCACCACGCCGCGCTTGCCCAGGCTTCACTTCCTGGACGCTATGAGGCGGTCACCCTCTCCACCGAACATTTTGCGGAGGGATTGCGCGCCATGCGGGCTTTCCGTCCGCAAGGCGTGAATGTCACGATCCCGCACAAGGTGGCCGTGATGGCCCACCTCGATGGGCTCACGGAGGTGGCTCGCCAAATCGGTGCGGTCAACACGATTTTTTGGGAAGGCGATCGCTGGATCGGGGATAACACAGACTACCTGGGTTTTCTCAGGACCCTGCCGGAGTCGCTGGGAAATGGCTCCACCGCCTTGATCCTGGGGGCTGGTGGTGCAGCGCGGGCGGTGGCCTTGGCCCTGCGAGAACGGGGGGTGACCACCATTCACGTGGCGGCTCGCAACGAGGACGCTGCCGCCGGGTTCCGCCGACAGATTCTGCCTGACCGCCTGGGTGAAGCCCAGAGCCTGACTGACCTTCCGACGGCTGGGGCCCTCCTGTCAGGCTGTGATCTGGTGGTCAATGCGACCCCGCTGGGCACGCGGGGAGAGGGGTGTCCGCTGACCGTCGAGGCGGTCGCGGCTCTCCCTGACCACGCCATCGTCTATGACCTGGTCTACCGACCTCGCGTCACTCCCCTGATTCGGCGCGCCCGCCATCGGGGCTTGCTAGCGCTGGATGGCTTGGACATGTTGATCGAACAGGCTGCCCTTTCCTTCGAACGCTGGACCGGGCATTCTCCGTCGCGGCAAGCCATGCGGGACGCGGTGCTGCCTCACGCGTTGCTGACGGAGGTGGCGGTGTCGGAGTCCAGACCGTGA
- the aroC gene encoding chorismate synthase encodes MLTAGESHGPALTVIVEGLPAGLCLEAEVLNRALRRRQAGYGRGGRMKIESDAVEFTGGVRLGLTSGAPVALQIQNRDHANWLGAMSALPRDPEDAEREAQLALRRVTRVRPGHADFAGALKYGVDDVRDVLERASARETAARVAAGAIAARLLASLGVEVVGHVVQIGDVKATVEEGFWSDWPAACAALEASPVRCGDGEASVAMVAAIDEAKRQGTSLGGVIAVRTTPLPVGLGSHVQWDRRLDGRLAQAVMSIPAIKGVAIGDAFELASRTGHQAHDGFAQGYARGSNRAGGLEGGMTNGQPLVLLAAKKPISTLPRPLPAVDLSSGEPAPAHFERTDACAVPAASVVAEAMVAWVLAEACLEKFGGDSLAEFMAHFEVGQDLQSRRLGPRGVEERGST; translated from the coding sequence ATGCTGACGGCGGGTGAGTCTCACGGTCCCGCGCTGACGGTGATCGTGGAAGGTCTGCCGGCCGGTCTGTGCCTGGAAGCGGAGGTGCTCAATCGCGCGCTGCGACGTCGCCAGGCCGGTTACGGCCGTGGGGGCCGCATGAAAATTGAGTCCGACGCGGTCGAGTTCACGGGGGGAGTGCGCCTGGGCTTGACGTCAGGGGCCCCGGTGGCTTTGCAGATTCAGAATCGTGACCACGCCAACTGGCTGGGCGCCATGAGCGCATTGCCACGTGACCCTGAGGATGCCGAGCGGGAGGCCCAGCTGGCTTTGCGCCGGGTCACGCGGGTGCGACCCGGTCATGCCGACTTTGCGGGGGCCTTGAAGTATGGGGTGGACGATGTGAGGGACGTGCTGGAGCGGGCCAGCGCGCGCGAGACGGCGGCGCGGGTGGCCGCGGGGGCGATCGCCGCCCGCTTGCTGGCCTCGCTGGGGGTCGAGGTGGTGGGCCATGTGGTGCAGATAGGCGACGTCAAGGCGACGGTTGAAGAGGGCTTCTGGAGCGATTGGCCGGCTGCCTGCGCCGCCCTGGAGGCCTCCCCTGTCCGCTGCGGCGACGGCGAGGCGAGTGTCGCCATGGTGGCCGCGATTGATGAGGCCAAACGTCAGGGTACCTCGCTGGGGGGCGTGATCGCGGTTCGCACGACTCCCTTGCCGGTGGGTCTGGGCTCCCACGTGCAGTGGGATCGTCGGCTGGACGGGAGATTGGCACAGGCGGTCATGAGCATTCCTGCCATCAAAGGGGTCGCGATCGGCGATGCCTTCGAACTGGCGTCACGCACCGGTCACCAGGCCCACGACGGCTTTGCGCAAGGCTACGCGCGTGGGTCGAATCGCGCCGGCGGGCTGGAGGGGGGCATGACCAATGGCCAACCGCTGGTGCTCCTGGCGGCCAAAAAGCCCATTTCGACCTTGCCGCGGCCGTTGCCCGCTGTGGACCTCTCGTCGGGCGAACCGGCGCCGGCCCATTTCGAACGCACGGATGCCTGTGCCGTGCCGGCGGCCAGTGTGGTGGCCGAGGCCATGGTCGCTTGGGTGCTGGCCGAAGCGTGCCTCGAGAAGTTCGGAGGCGATTCGCTCGCGGAGTTCATGGCTCACTTCGAGGTGGGCCAGGACCTTCAATCCCGGCGATTGGGGCCGCGCGGCGTCGAGGAGAGGGGTTCCACGTGA
- a CDS encoding DUF1997 domain-containing protein — protein sequence MTFKGRAARQGEIPVGLADALAYFSDVKAFIQKIEDVKEVRDLALPKAYLMSHHPIGALNYYVTVVTAVQAEPTPSGLRLTGLDFDETKLSSEHQLLKGFIDGALEAREIASGRTALDFFFDISFDFTVQGPLVLVPRPVIQSTADSLLRLKLGVLVENLYQKVVEDFRLSA from the coding sequence ATGACCTTCAAGGGCCGGGCAGCGCGCCAGGGCGAAATCCCGGTCGGGCTGGCAGACGCACTGGCCTACTTCAGCGACGTCAAAGCCTTCATACAGAAAATCGAGGACGTCAAGGAGGTGCGCGATCTCGCACTGCCCAAGGCCTACCTGATGAGCCATCATCCCATCGGAGCCCTGAATTACTACGTCACGGTGGTCACGGCGGTTCAGGCCGAGCCCACGCCCAGCGGTCTGCGGCTGACGGGCTTGGACTTCGACGAGACCAAGCTGAGCAGTGAGCATCAGCTTCTGAAAGGCTTTATCGACGGGGCATTGGAGGCGCGAGAAATCGCCAGCGGACGTACCGCGCTGGATTTCTTCTTCGACATCTCCTTCGACTTCACGGTTCAGGGCCCGCTGGTCCTGGTCCCTCGGCCCGTGATTCAATCCACTGCCGACAGCCTGCTTCGGCTGAAGCTGGGCGTGCTGGTGGAGAACCTGTACCAGAAGGTGGTTGAAGACTTTCGACTCAGCGCGTGA
- the aroQ gene encoding type II 3-dehydroquinate dehydratase: protein MISLWVLHGPNLNMLGVREPDVYGTTSLVDLDAMLHSRGAAMGAEVTCLQSNHEGALVEWVHGAVAQGVSAIVINPAGLTHTSVSLRDALAIFQGVKIEVHLSNIWQREDFRARSLVAPVVDGVVAGLGTESYTLGLQAAVKLVRRRDGGHAT from the coding sequence GTGATTTCCTTGTGGGTGCTGCACGGTCCCAACCTCAATATGCTCGGCGTGCGAGAACCGGACGTCTACGGGACGACGAGTCTGGTGGACCTCGATGCGATGCTGCACAGTCGGGGTGCCGCGATGGGGGCGGAGGTCACCTGCCTGCAATCGAATCACGAAGGGGCGCTGGTTGAATGGGTCCACGGGGCGGTGGCCCAGGGGGTGTCGGCCATCGTGATCAATCCGGCGGGGCTGACCCACACGTCCGTCTCCCTTCGCGATGCGCTGGCGATTTTTCAAGGGGTCAAGATCGAGGTTCATCTCTCGAACATCTGGCAGCGAGAGGACTTTCGTGCCCGTTCCCTGGTGGCTCCGGTGGTGGACGGCGTGGTGGCAGGGCTGGGCACGGAGAGCTACACGCTGGGCTTGCAAGCGGCCGTCAAATTGGTGCGTCGTCGAGATGGAGGCCACGCCACGTGA
- a CDS encoding HAD family hydrolase — protein MMNTSHPDTVLERLCPLALLERDSERLIARGERVQVIFDLDDTLFLVRSRKRKIFQEMAVEQAALPEVAASLSRLASASIPFDVGQALDSVGIARMHHGRLISEFFNRFFDGAYLVHDTLNLGAADFVARLGDLGVGIVYLSGRPANMLPQTAQILADAGFPVHAARTKFLLKGQAEAHLGDVEFKARKAEELVEAGRCVGVFDNEPANLNAVHQVFPGAHYYLLETDCAPAPPPLAMTAHRLVDFTRGRARLSAAVGPSISRPDHRWEITVQDGPAVS, from the coding sequence ATGATGAACACATCTCACCCTGATACGGTCCTTGAAAGGCTTTGTCCGTTGGCCTTGCTGGAGCGGGACTCCGAGCGATTGATTGCTCGGGGGGAACGCGTCCAGGTCATATTCGACCTGGATGACACGCTCTTCCTGGTGCGCTCACGGAAGCGGAAGATCTTTCAAGAGATGGCGGTGGAGCAGGCCGCACTTCCGGAGGTGGCCGCCTCCCTTTCTCGGTTGGCAAGCGCTTCGATTCCCTTTGATGTGGGCCAGGCACTGGACAGTGTCGGCATTGCCCGGATGCATCACGGCCGTCTCATCTCCGAATTTTTCAACCGGTTCTTTGATGGGGCCTACCTGGTTCACGACACCTTGAATCTGGGGGCGGCTGACTTCGTGGCTCGCCTGGGGGACCTGGGGGTCGGGATTGTTTACCTGTCCGGCCGCCCCGCCAATATGCTGCCTCAGACCGCGCAGATTTTAGCGGATGCTGGTTTCCCGGTTCATGCTGCCCGGACCAAATTTTTGCTCAAGGGGCAGGCCGAGGCGCACCTCGGCGACGTGGAGTTCAAGGCCCGGAAGGCCGAGGAACTGGTGGAGGCCGGACGTTGCGTGGGCGTCTTCGATAACGAGCCGGCCAATCTGAACGCCGTTCATCAGGTCTTCCCCGGTGCCCACTATTATTTGCTGGAAACCGATTGCGCCCCGGCCCCGCCGCCGTTGGCCATGACAGCTCACCGGCTGGTTGATTTTACCCGCGGCCGCGCCCGCCTGAGTGCGGCGGTTGGTCCCTCCATCAGCCGTCCCGACCACCGCTGGGAAATCACGGTACAGGATGGTCCAGCGGTCAGCTAA
- a CDS encoding DEAD/DEAH box helicase yields the protein MTQNFEDFALHPALLARLTEREMPAPTEVQAQVIPTMLEGRDLLVHAGPHSGETLAYGLPLLSMYDPQARVQALVLVPSAERAQRVYQRLAPLAQGILKIAALYETGGQQEQAIRRGVDILVGTPFLIKDLFAIKQLDLNTVRTLVLDGADRLMTTIQRRDVEYLMDRLPRLDQTALFFWNITEGVEAMAPQLRNPVRIRVAERPAPNALPEPSAPAPAAPSAVAPARTSRRGAPEVSTRLPEKAPPAETTAEPVTLSHRYARITTEQRTDFLLQAIEHDAPARALILARNKHEARRLVQRLERWGRANVDSFNADTSAAQRQAALKRFLAGELKFLVVPEPATEGVDLGAPPALYLTGVAANVALYRRYAEAAEAAKLNFQSLSLVTPEAQTVFSENQKSLPFSRHPLDPGPDEQTIPAVATATEEATGAPGKRTRGRTGATKQPKGAATLLNESMRESRAATGPLAPLPRMMTMWQTFKVALPSGQRPTRDAFHGWLSTTTGIARSALRSIQFHRDHATVDVDERQVTRFQETLKGHLLG from the coding sequence TTGACGCAGAATTTTGAAGACTTCGCCCTGCACCCGGCTTTGCTGGCGCGCCTCACCGAACGGGAGATGCCCGCGCCCACTGAAGTCCAGGCCCAGGTGATTCCAACCATGTTGGAGGGGCGAGACCTGCTGGTTCACGCGGGCCCTCACTCGGGCGAGACCCTGGCCTACGGTCTTCCCTTGCTTTCGATGTACGACCCTCAAGCGCGAGTTCAAGCGCTGGTGCTGGTGCCGTCGGCCGAACGGGCACAGCGCGTGTATCAGCGCCTGGCTCCGCTGGCGCAGGGGATTCTTAAAATCGCTGCGCTCTATGAGACTGGCGGCCAGCAGGAACAGGCCATCCGGCGGGGCGTCGACATCCTGGTCGGCACGCCCTTTCTGATCAAGGATTTGTTTGCGATCAAGCAGCTCGACCTGAACACGGTGCGTACCCTGGTGCTTGATGGGGCGGACCGCTTGATGACGACCATTCAGCGTCGTGACGTGGAGTACTTGATGGACCGCCTGCCTCGCCTGGACCAGACGGCCCTCTTTTTCTGGAACATCACGGAAGGGGTGGAGGCCATGGCGCCCCAACTGAGAAATCCGGTCCGCATCCGTGTCGCCGAGCGGCCGGCCCCGAATGCTCTGCCCGAGCCATCCGCCCCCGCGCCCGCGGCACCATCTGCAGTTGCGCCGGCCCGGACGTCCCGCCGGGGGGCGCCGGAGGTCTCCACCAGGCTACCCGAGAAGGCGCCACCCGCTGAGACGACGGCGGAGCCGGTCACGCTGTCCCATCGTTACGCGCGCATCACCACGGAGCAGAGAACCGACTTTCTGCTTCAGGCGATCGAGCACGACGCACCGGCGAGGGCCCTGATCCTCGCCCGCAACAAGCACGAGGCACGGCGCCTGGTGCAGCGCTTGGAACGCTGGGGACGGGCGAACGTTGATTCCTTCAATGCCGATACCTCCGCCGCTCAGCGGCAAGCCGCGCTCAAGCGCTTCCTCGCTGGAGAGCTGAAGTTCCTCGTCGTTCCGGAACCGGCCACGGAAGGCGTCGACCTGGGGGCGCCACCCGCCCTCTACCTCACCGGTGTGGCAGCCAATGTGGCGCTTTACCGCCGATATGCAGAGGCGGCGGAGGCAGCCAAGCTGAACTTCCAGAGCCTTTCCCTGGTGACCCCGGAAGCGCAAACGGTGTTCAGCGAAAACCAGAAGTCCTTGCCCTTCAGTCGCCATCCGCTCGACCCGGGACCCGACGAACAGACCATTCCGGCTGTCGCCACGGCCACCGAGGAGGCGACAGGTGCCCCTGGCAAGCGCACCCGGGGCCGGACCGGCGCGACCAAGCAGCCCAAGGGCGCGGCGACCCTGCTCAATGAATCGATGCGTGAATCCAGGGCCGCCACGGGGCCCCTGGCTCCGTTGCCCCGGATGATGACGATGTGGCAGACCTTCAAGGTGGCCCTGCCTTCAGGCCAGCGCCCTACGCGCGACGCTTTTCACGGCTGGCTTTCCACCACCACGGGGATTGCGCGGAGCGCCTTGCGGTCGATTCAGTTCCATCGCGACCACGCCACCGTCGATGTGGATGAGCGGCAAGTCACGCGCTTCCAGGAAACCCTGAAGGGCCATCTGTTGGGCTGA
- a CDS encoding 2-oxoglutarate and iron-dependent oxygenase domain-containing protein, producing the protein MSTTARIQIPVLNMQHYTQGDANQKAEFVRTWGEGLRELGFVAIENHQVDPALIRQTYQLFESFFQLPKEAKERYAGVGGQRGFTGFMKEHAKDNAVGDLKEFWHVGRELQPGHPMQGQYPDNVWPDELPALRSVTLTLFEQLEANARILLRALGDYFELADRDYFVGAIENGNHILRAIHYPPLQPGMPPNAVRAAAHEDINMITILCESTAAGLEILTRDNEWVAIDALAGQLVVDAGDMLSRLTNGVIPATTHRVVNPAGENTVRYSLPYFVHPYSEFNIECLPCCDTADNPSRFPAITAGAFLNQRLREIGLLK; encoded by the coding sequence ATGAGCACCACGGCGCGAATTCAAATTCCCGTTTTGAATATGCAGCACTACACCCAGGGCGATGCCAACCAGAAGGCAGAGTTCGTCAGAACCTGGGGCGAGGGCCTGCGTGAACTCGGCTTTGTGGCCATCGAGAATCACCAGGTGGACCCTGCCTTGATTCGACAGACTTACCAGCTGTTCGAATCGTTTTTTCAATTGCCCAAGGAAGCCAAGGAACGCTATGCAGGCGTGGGGGGGCAACGGGGCTTCACCGGCTTCATGAAGGAGCACGCCAAGGACAATGCCGTGGGGGATCTCAAGGAGTTCTGGCACGTGGGGCGGGAACTGCAGCCGGGGCATCCGATGCAAGGCCAGTATCCCGACAACGTCTGGCCTGACGAGTTGCCGGCGCTACGCTCCGTCACCTTGACCCTGTTTGAACAGCTCGAGGCCAATGCCCGCATTCTTCTGCGCGCCTTGGGGGATTACTTCGAATTGGCTGACCGTGATTACTTTGTGGGCGCCATTGAAAATGGCAACCACATCTTACGGGCGATTCATTACCCGCCGCTCCAGCCTGGTATGCCCCCCAACGCGGTCCGGGCGGCCGCTCACGAAGACATCAACATGATCACCATTCTGTGCGAGTCGACGGCTGCCGGCCTGGAAATCTTGACACGCGACAACGAGTGGGTCGCCATCGATGCGCTTGCCGGCCAATTGGTGGTGGATGCGGGCGATATGTTGAGCCGCTTGACCAACGGCGTGATACCCGCCACCACCCACCGCGTCGTCAACCCGGCCGGTGAGAACACCGTGCGCTATTCGTTGCCCTACTTCGTTCATCCTTACAGCGAGTTCAACATCGAATGCCTGCCCTGTTGTGACACCGCCGACAATCCCAGCCGCTTTCCTGCCATCACGGCCGGCGCTTTCTTGAACCAGCGGTTGCGCGAGATCGGCCTGTTGAAGTAG
- the aroB gene encoding 3-dehydroquinate synthase — translation MILGIVLTGYMGSGKTSVGRALAAQLGWDFVDTDDLVEQMAGRTVSDLFAEGENLFRLWERQAIATLVPRTRLVVATGAGAMIEEETRALLAGLGTVVCLDAPLEVLWERVQRSQERPLARDRELFAARLAVRRLQYDRFALAYDTSAGDPAALAAHIVQDLFGHEQAIPVALGDRQYQVTVAPGELVRLPAYLPGAPGPCLLVSDDGVPSWYLELALATLTLAGWRPALRVVPAGEASKSWEVSQQLVDAALRAGLHRESPIISLGGGMVGDLAGFVAATYMRGIPFMQVPTTLLAQVDASVGGKVAINHRHLKNLVGAFHQPAAVLVDPATLLTLPAREFTAGLGEVVKYALLTNDGLLEFLEAEAVAIAARSLPVLTTLVARCIAIKARIVAEDERERPDGPRAGLNLGHTLAHAIESVQAFGGLLHGEAVGLGLLLEARLAVARGEYEARLCERLEALLQRFALPTQCPPVDGQALIEAMGHDKKNRGEGIRMALPRAGGGASLAIVSEAEVWATLRA, via the coding sequence GTGATCCTGGGCATCGTTCTCACCGGCTACATGGGGTCCGGCAAGACCAGCGTGGGCCGTGCCCTGGCAGCGCAACTGGGCTGGGATTTCGTCGATACCGACGATCTGGTGGAGCAGATGGCGGGCCGTACCGTCAGTGACCTGTTCGCCGAGGGGGAGAACCTGTTTCGCCTGTGGGAGCGTCAGGCGATCGCCACCCTCGTACCGCGAACCCGCCTGGTGGTAGCGACAGGAGCCGGCGCCATGATCGAGGAGGAGACCCGCGCGCTGCTGGCTGGGCTGGGCACCGTCGTTTGCCTGGACGCCCCCTTGGAGGTTCTGTGGGAGCGGGTCCAGCGCAGTCAGGAGCGTCCGCTCGCGAGAGACCGGGAGCTGTTCGCCGCCAGGCTCGCGGTCAGACGTCTTCAGTACGATCGCTTTGCGCTCGCCTATGACACCAGTGCGGGAGATCCCGCCGCGCTGGCGGCGCACATCGTGCAGGACCTCTTCGGGCACGAGCAGGCGATTCCGGTGGCGCTGGGGGATCGTCAGTATCAGGTGACGGTCGCACCGGGCGAATTGGTGCGCCTCCCCGCCTATTTGCCCGGTGCCCCAGGGCCTTGCCTGCTGGTCTCGGATGACGGCGTCCCCTCCTGGTACCTGGAATTGGCGCTGGCGACGTTGACCCTGGCGGGCTGGCGACCGGCCTTGCGCGTGGTGCCCGCGGGGGAAGCGAGCAAATCCTGGGAAGTGTCCCAACAACTGGTGGATGCCGCCTTACGGGCCGGCCTGCATCGCGAAAGCCCGATCATCAGTCTCGGGGGCGGAATGGTGGGCGATCTGGCCGGCTTCGTGGCGGCCACCTACATGCGGGGGATCCCGTTCATGCAAGTCCCGACCACCTTGCTGGCCCAGGTGGATGCCTCCGTCGGGGGAAAGGTGGCCATCAATCACCGTCATCTGAAAAACCTCGTGGGCGCTTTCCACCAGCCTGCTGCGGTGCTGGTTGATCCCGCCACCTTGCTGACCCTGCCCGCTCGCGAGTTCACTGCCGGACTGGGAGAGGTGGTCAAGTATGCCCTCCTGACAAACGATGGTTTGCTGGAGTTTCTGGAAGCAGAGGCGGTGGCGATCGCCGCGCGTTCCCTGCCGGTGTTGACTACCTTGGTGGCTCGCTGTATCGCGATCAAGGCGCGAATCGTGGCGGAAGATGAACGGGAGCGGCCCGATGGTCCGCGCGCTGGCCTTAATCTGGGCCACACCCTGGCGCACGCCATCGAAAGCGTGCAGGCCTTCGGGGGACTGCTGCACGGAGAGGCCGTCGGCCTGGGGCTCTTGCTCGAGGCCCGTCTGGCCGTCGCCAGAGGGGAATACGAGGCCCGCCTGTGCGAACGTCTGGAAGCCCTCTTGCAGCGTTTCGCGCTACCGACCCAGTGTCCGCCGGTTGATGGGCAAGCGCTGATCGAGGCCATGGGCCATGACAAGAAGAATCGCGGCGAGGGCATCCGAATGGCGTTGCCGCGCGCGGGCGGCGGGGCTTCGCTTGCGATTGTGTCCGAGGCGGAGGTGTGGGCCACCCTGCGGGCCTGA